A DNA window from Carassius gibelio isolate Cgi1373 ecotype wild population from Czech Republic chromosome A8, carGib1.2-hapl.c, whole genome shotgun sequence contains the following coding sequences:
- the LOC128019089 gene encoding dual specificity protein phosphatase CDC14A isoform X3 produces the protein MLRNIVTIETCDLSNCVEFIKDQLYFALLHQKVKSSPDRHCFCIDEELSYENFYSDFGPLNLAMFYRFCCKLNKKLKSCALAKKTIVFYTCGDRKKQANAAYLIGSYAVMHLQKTPEEAYSLLLSQNGSYLPFRDASFGACMFNLNILDCLRAVHKALQFGWLDFSKFNVEEYEHYERAENGDFNWIIPGKFLAFSGPHPNSKIENGYPLHAPEAYFPYFRKHNITDIIRLNKKMYDAKRFTDMGFKHHDLFFVDGSTPNDAIVTKFLNICENADGAIAVHCKAGLGRTGTLIGCYMMKHFRLMAAEVIAWIRICRPGSIIGPQQNFIDKKQASLWAEGDLYRQKINEQENGSSKTLVAGILLGVEDISINGTNKNISQRKTASETHTEEEEEECMGLTQGDKLRALKSKRQSRASTGSISLEENTIHTKSTPNTLSSDKRKRTWASLGSSRTSSNSIPKARAPLLR, from the exons ATGCTCCGGAACATCGTTACAATAGAAACATGTGATCTGTCAAACTGCGTCGAGTTCATTAAAG ATCAGCTGTATTTTGCTCTTCTTCATCAGAAGGTGAAGAGCAGTCCTGACAGACACTGTTTCTGCATCGATGAAGAGCTTTCCTATGAGAA CTTCTATTCGGACTTTGGCCCGCTCAACCTGGCCATGTTTTATCGCTTCTGTTGCAAACTCAACAAGAAGCTGAAG TCTTGTGCTCTTGCAAAGAAGACAATTGTGTTTTATACCTGTGGTGACCGAAAGAAACAAGCCAATGCTGCGTATTTGATCGGCTCTTATGCT GTAATGCATCTACAGAAAACACCAGAAGAAGCGTACAGCCTTCTGCTCTCTCAAAATGGATCTTATCTTCCTTTTCG AGATGCATCCTTTGGAGCGTGCATGTTCAATCTGAATATCCTTGACTGTCTACGGGCCGTTCACAAG GCTCTCCAGTTCGGCTGGCTGGATTTCTCCAAGTTTAATGTGGAGGAATATGAACATTATGAG cgGGCAGAAAATGGAGATTTCAACTGGATAATTCCAGGAAAGTTTTTGGCTTTTAGCGGCCCTCATCCAAATAGCAAAATTGAGAATG GATACCCTCTTCATGCCCCTGAAGCGTATTTCCCCTACTTCAGGAAGCACAACATCACTGACATCATCCGGCTCAACAAGAAAATGTACGATGCCAAGCGTTTCACAGACATGGGCTTCAAGCACCACGACCTGTTCTTCGTAGACGGCAGTACGCCCAACGATGCCATCGTCACCAAATTCCTGAACATTTGCGAGAATGCAGATGGAGCCATTGCGGTCCACTGCAAAG CCGGTTTGGGCCGAACAGGGACACTGATTGGCTGTTACATGATGAAACACTTCAGACTGATGGCAGCTGAGGTTATCGCGTGGATCAGGATCTGCAGACCCGGTTCGATCATCGGACCTCAGCAGAACTTCATAGACAA AAAGCAGGCGAGTCTGTGGGCAGAGGGTGATTTGTACCGTCAAAAAATAAATGAGCAGGAAAACGGATCGAGTAAAACACTAGTGGCTGGAATCCTATTAGGAGTGGAAGATATTTCCATTAATGGTACAAACAAGAACATTTCACAGAGAAAAACAGCCTCTGAGACG CAcactgaggaagaggaagaggagtgcATGGGACTCACGCAAGGTGACAAACTGAGAGCTCTGAAGAGTAAGAGGCAGTCCAGAGCATCTACGGGGTCAATATC